The genomic segment TGCGATCGTGGAAGAACACAAGGCCGATACCATCGTACTGGCGCGTTATATGCAAATTTTGCCGCCAGAGTTATGTGCGCGGTATATCGGTCAGGTAATCAATATTCATCACAGTTTTTTGCCGTCGTTTGTAGGCGCGCGGCCTTATCACCAGGCGGCCGATCGTGGGGTGAAGTTGATCGGTGCCACCTGTCATTACGTGACCCAGGAATTGGATGCGGGCCCTATCATCGACCAGGATGTTATTCGGATCAGCCATAACGACACCGTGGACGATATGGTACGGCTGGGCAAGGACGTGGAAAAAATGGTGTTGGCGCGCGGCGTGCGTAGCCATCTGGAAGATCGGGTACTGCTGCATGGTAACAAGACCATCGTGTTCTGACCCCCCGCTGCTCACTTCATGCTTTATCAGGCAGGCCACAGGCCTGCCTGATTTCTTTCTGAATGCCGGTTTGTTGTCTAGACTTTTGATAGTAGCTGGTGCCGAGGCGGTTTGGCGTGCACACGGGTAGATTTGCTTGTTACAGAACTTAACAAAAGCAATGGCCATTCTCGGTGGATTCATACTTTGGAGGGATGAGTATGAGCGCTTTGGCAGACTATATTCCTCTCATAGCTGTGGCTATGGATGCCTCCTTATCCATTCACAGTACTAATAACAACAATACGACAGGTAGCAATATGGTTAACAAGACGTTTCTCGGTCTGGCCATTGCGGCAGCAACCGCGGGCTTGGTTGGCTGCAACATCAGCAGTGTGGATGGCAATAGTGAAGTCGATCAAACCTCGGTGCTCGCCGGTAGTGGGGAAAATCAGGATACTTTTGTTTCTCCGATGTTTAATCCTGCTACGTCAGAATTACCGTTAAATATCGATTTTCTGTTCAAAACCTACCCGACTAATACCGATGGCTCCGCCGTCGATGCCACCGATGTGGATGGCACTCTGTATTATGCTGCGGGCAAAGACATCGCTCCGCTGTCGGCGACGGGTGATATCAACCCTGATTACAACCCGGTCTACGATGCCATTAACGATCTGGATGGTTTTTCTGTTACGGCGCCGTTTGATATTGCCTTTGATGGTGAGTTGTCGACTGACGTTGCCGCTGGCTCGGTCTATCTGGTGCCACTGAACTATGAGGGTGGAGCCAAACTGGGTTCTCTGGACTCTGCAGCGCCGTTTCAATACCTGAGCATGCCTGCTATTCGTGCCGAGGTGGTGAGTTACACCGATGGCAACCTCAGTAACAACGTACTTCGTATCAGCCCAACTGAGCCGCTACTGGAAAGCACCCGTTATCTGGTGGTGGTGCTCGACAGCCTGCTGGGCGCCAATGGCAATCAGATTGATGCCTCGACGCAATACAAGTACCTGTCTGATCCGGATCTGGAAGCCTATACGGACGCTCTTGAATCTGCCAAGTCAGCGGTAGAAGGCTGGCAGCAACTGGCGGAAGGTTTTGTCGGCGGTGTACTGCAGCGCAGCGATGTTCATGTTGCGCTTGCCTACACCTTTACCACCGGCGGTTCAACGGCCGTGATGAATGCCATGGCCGCCCCCGGTAACGTCAACAGTGCCTTGAGCAACAAGGATATTCCAGCGGTGGTGCAGAATTATCTCAACACCACCACCGACGATGCCAGCACTCAAATGGCGACCGTCACCATGATGGCCAGTGGTGATACCGCGACCGCTACGGCGCTGATTCAGGGCAATACCCTGTTGGCTACCTTGCCGACACCGGCACCGCGCAAAACGGATTTCAGCACCAGTGCGTCAGTTCCTTCAGCCTTGTTGGCGGCTGGTTTGCAGTCGACATTCCGCAGTGGCCGTATTGAACTGCCGTATTATCACAGCGCGCCAGAGGGTGCCTACAGTGGTGAGAGTCCGGCCGCCGGTTATGGCTGTACACCGTCGAGTGCAACGGACTCTGACTGTTTGCTGAAACAGCTGACAGCCGCCAATGTGATTACTTCACAGTGGGTGTCTGATGCCGATGTGATCAGCAATATTCAGTTGGCGCTGGGAGCCGATGCCACAACGGCGGCGGCTTATGCGGCACCTTCTGAAAACGTCACCGATTTGTTCCCGTTTGCCGCAGCCCAGGGCACCGTGTCAGCACCGGTACTGGTGGTTGAGCCGGTTTCCAGTTGCGTCAAACCGGCGGCCGGCTGGCCAGTGGTGATTTATCAACACGGTTTACGCTCCCAGCGCCTGGATACCTTGCCGCTGGCAGACCAGTTCGCCCAGAACTGTTATGCCACGGTCGCCATTGACCTGCCGCTACACGGGGTGATGCCAACCGATACGGTGGATCTGTCCGCCATGCTGGGGGCCGAATTTGCGGCAGTACCGGCCCTGGCGATTGTTGAGGGCAGCGAACACAGCGAGAACAGTGCAACCAGTTTGTACGCATTGGGGCAGAGCGAGGGCACGGCCGCGTTGCTGGCCAAGGTGACGGAGATTGTTACGGCCCAAACTTACAGTCAGCGCCACTTTGGGCTGACCGCCAATGGCGTAGCACCAACAGCGGTCAGCGCAACGGATGCTGCCGCGAATGTCTCCGGTTCGCTTTACATTAACTTTGTGCGCTTCCAGACCACGCGCGATAACACCCGTCAGGCAGTGATGGATTTACTCAACCTGAATGCGTCGATTCCGTTTATGGATATCGATGGTGACGGTAACGGCGTGTTGAACAGTGCGCCGGATTTTGATGCCAGCAAGATCTATTTTGCCGGTATTTCGTTGGGTGCCATTGTCGGTACCGAATTTGTGGCGATCAATAACGCCAATACGCTGGCGGCCAATGCCACAGGTAACAGTGCCTTGAATCCGGTGCAGGCTGCCGCTTTTGGTGTTCCTGGTGGTGGGTTGGCAAAAATGCTTGAACATTCCGATGCCTATGGCCCGACAATCGTGGCAGGACTGACAGATCCCGACAGCTTTAACCTCACTCAGGGCGGCTCGGACTATGAGTCACTGATGTATGTGTATCAGGCGACCGTGGATGCCTCTGACCCGATCAACTACGTTAAACAGCTGGCAGCCACTGGTACGCCTTATACCCTGATTGAGGCGGTGGGTGATCACGTTATTCCGAATACGGTTGATGATGCCCCGTTATCGGGTACCGAACCGTTGATTGATGTTCTGAGTGCGACGCTGGTGGATACCTCGTCCGATTTGTCGGCCACTCATCCGGTGCAGGTTGCCTTGCGCCTCAATGCGGATTTGAGCAGTCATATCTCGATGGCGGTACCGGATACAAGCGATGCGACTGCGGAAACGGCTGCGACCTTTGGTGTTATCGCCAACCACATTGTGAGCCTGTTTAACGATCCGGCAGCACCGACTCTGGTCGATGGTGGCGCTGGTATTGTTGAAGCAGCGGCAGAGTAAAGGGGCGACCATGAATAATAAGAATACAGGCGGGCACGCGATGAAAAAGCTTCCACTGGCTCTGGCCATTTCGGCTCTTGCAGCCACTTCTGTTCAGGCAACCGAGTTTGCTGTTGGCGCGATCGATATGCGGCTGGACAACACCGTCAGTGCCGGTATCGGCTGGCGACTACAGGAACCTGGTGCGTATCAGATTATGCCTGGTAATGGCGCGGCCTCGGGCAACGATGCGACGGGTTCTTCGTACAATTATGACGACGGCACACAGAACTACGGCAAGGGTGATGTCTATACCCGAGTGATAAAATGGACATCCGATCTGGAAATGACCTATCAAAATTACGGCGGTTTTTTCCGGGTTCGGGCATTTTATGACGATGCCATCATGAATGACGATACGGATTTCAAGGCACTCAGTAATGAAACCAAGGATGCTGCGGGTCGTGGTTATGACTTGCTGGATGCGTATGTCTGGGGTGATTTTGATATTGGCGAGACACCGCTCTCGGTACGTCTGGGACGTCAGGTATTAAGCTGGGGTGAAAGCACTTTTATTCAGGGCGGTATCAACAGCATTAATCCGGTGGATGCCTCGGCGTTCCGTAAACCTGGGGCAGAGCTGAAAGAAGGTTTGTTGCCCGTCAACATGCTGTACACCTCGGTCGGCCTGACCCCGGATCTGTCGATGGAAGCCTTCTATCAGCTGCAGTGGGAAAAGACCCGGACTGATCCATGCGGCACCTTCTTCTCTTCGTCCGATTTTGTTGCCGACGGCTGTGGCCCGGTGATCTTGGGAGGTAGCTCCAGTGAGCTGGATATCCTGGCAGCCCGAGATCAGGAAGTGGCGGACAATCAGCCCCTGTCTGAACGGGTTGCACCGGTGGCGGAACGATTGTCTGACGATGAACCCAGAGATTCCGGCCAATATGGTCTGGCATTACGTTGGTATTCCGAAGCGTTGGGTGACACGGAATTTGGTGCCTACTACATGAATATTCACAGCCGTTTGCCGTTTATCAACGGCGTGGTGGTGAACAAGTCTGACAGCAGTTACTACAATGCCAATGCCACCTACGAGAGCAATTATCCGCTCTACCAGATTGCTTATCCTGAAGATATTCAGGTGATGGGATTAAGTTTTGCGACGGCAACAGAAGGCGGCGCCTCGGTATCTGGAGAAATCAGTTATCGCCCGGATATGCCCTTGCAGTGGAATGCGTTTGAGCTGCTGCTGGCCGGTAACGCTGCTCCCTATAGCCGTATGTATCAGCAGCGTCTGGCCGAAGCTGGCGGTAACCCGGCTGATTTATCGGGTGAACTGGCCGTTGGCTACGATCAGTTCGATATGTGGCAGGCACAAACTACCTATATTGCGTTCTTTGATCGTATCCTTGGTTCAGACCGTGCCGCTTTGGTGGGTGAACTGGGTGTGAGCTTTATCCCGGATCTGCCAGATACGGACGATGCTCGTTACGGTCGCTCGGGCGCTTACGGTATTGGTAACAACGATGGCGTTTATAGCGCTGCAGGGGATACCAACTTCTGTACCGCCGACACCGTACCAGGCACTAATGAAGCAAATAGTGGTAAAAACGTGCATGCTGCCAATTGTACCGATGACGGCTACGTTACCCGGCTTTCTGGCGGTGTGCGTTTGCGTATGTCATTCGACTACAACAATGCGCTGGCAGGGGTCAACATCACCCCGATTGTGTCGCTTGCCTATGACAAGGGTAATGGCCCAGAACCCGGTGCCCAGTTTATTGATAACCGCCTGACCACCGGTTTGGCCATGCGCTTTGTGTATCTGAACAAGACATCGGTCGATGTGAGCTATACCAATTACACCGGCGGTGATTACAACCAGATTAAAGACCGCGACAACATCAGTCTGTCTGCATCCTATTCATTTTAATTGGCAGACAGTGGAACAAGCGAGGAACACAGAATGATCAAATCGACGATACGTGTGCTGGGCAGTGCACTGATGCTTTCGCTGCTCGGGCTGTCTGCCGAGGCTGCAGTGACGGCCGCAGAAGCTGCTAAATTGGGTAATGAGCTGACCCCTATGGGTGCCAACAAGGCCGGGTCGGGTGATATTCCCGCCTGGACCGGTGGCCTGACGCAGGCTCCGGCTGGATACGTCAGTGGTGGTAAGCTGGTTGATCCGTTTGCTGACGAAAAGCCGCTGTTTGTGATCAATAGCAGTAACTACAAACAATATGCCGACAAAATGTCGGCTGGCCAAAAAGCCATGTTTGAAAAATACCCGGACAGTTACCGTATGCCGGTCTATCCCTCTCATCGTACCGCTGCGTATCCTCGCAGCATCTACGATGTGACGGCCAGTAATGCGACGGCGACCAAACTGGTTGATGGTGGCAACGGTCTGGAGAACTACGTCGACGGTACTCCCTTTCCCATGCCCAAAACGGGCCTGGAAGTGATTTGGAACCATATCGTCCGTTATCGCGGCGGCAGTGTCGAACGTACTATCGGCCAGGTAACACCCCAGGCGAGTGGTGACTACACGCTGGTCCGTTTTCAGGAAGAGTTCACTTTCAGTGACAAGCTGACCGACTACACGCCGGGTCAGGACGACAACGTGTTGTTCTATTTCAAACAGGATGTACTGTCTCCGGCCCGTCTGGCCGGTAACGTACTGCTGGTGCATGAAACCCTGGATCAGGTAAAAGAACCGCGCAAGGCGTGGATCTACAATGCCGGTTCACGCAAGGTTCGCCGGGCACCGACCATTGCCTACGACAGCCCTGGCACAGCGTCCGACGGCATGCGTACTTCGGATAACTTCGATATGTACAATGGTGCACCCGATCGCTACGAGTGGAAGCTGATTGGCAAGCAGGATATGTATATTCCGTATAACAGCTACAAGCTGAAGTCTGACACACTGAAGTACGATGACATCGTCAAGCCTGGCCATATTAACCAGGATCTTGCCCGTTACGAATTACACCGCGTCTGGAAGGTGGAAGCGACCCTGAAAGATGGCATGCGCCATGTTTATGCCAAACGGGTGTTTTATATAGATGAAGATACCTGGCAGGCATCGGTCATTGATCATTATGATGGCCGTGGATTGCTGTGGCGTGTGGCGGAAGGCCATGAGGTGATGTACTACAATGCTACGGTGCCATGGTACGGCCTGGAAGTACTCTACGACCTGACCTCTGGCCGTTACCTGGCGTTGGGTCTGGATAATGAAGAGGACGGTTCGTACGTCTTTGGCGCAGAGCGCTCGTCCAGTGACTACACCACCTCGGCGTTGCGTCGTTCAGGGCGACGCTGATTCTGCTTGTTGTTGCAGTTAATAAAAGCGCAATAAAAAACCGGCGATGGCCGGTTTTTTATTGCGATCTCATTGTCTGTTCAGACTGTATATTCCGGCTGTGTGTCCAGATGCCGGTGCCAATATCAGAGTTTGATGAGCAAACTGGCGAGGTATTGGTTGGACGCATCCTTGTTAACAAATTCCCCACGTAATTGCAGTTGGCGGTTAAGCCGATAACCAACACCCACACCGGTCAGTATGCCGTCGTCGTCACCCACATCCAGTCCAACCCGGCCAAGCAGTGACAGGTTGGGGCTGATCTCTGGCAGGTCTTTTTCGGCGACGGCAGCGAGCCACAAGCCACTGATGCTTTCATCGGTGTGGTCGAAGTCACCGGTCTGGCTGATACCCAGTTCAACGCTGGTATGAATTCCCCCTTCAAGAGTCGCCATTTCATAGCCAGCAAAGCCCTGGACACCGGTTGCATCGGCACTGCCACCACCAAATGGGGAGTCGATGGTGTTGTAGGAAAAACTGCCGCCCAAATAGAGCTTGCTGGTATCCATTTCATCGGCATGTGCTGCAGTACCGGTGCAGAGCAGAGTGGTCAGCAGGAGAGAAGATGTCATCGATCGAGTCATAGCAGTTCCTTAACGCATGTTAGATATATAAAACGGGTGCACTGCTGCCCAAAAGGCTCAGGCAAACAGTACCAGTGGTTCTTGTTGCAGTGCCGCCTGTTGTTCTCTCAAAGTCAGAATGTGCTCTGACCAGAAGCGATGGCTGTCAAACCAGGGAAAGGCGATAGGGAAAGCCGGATCGTCCCAACGCTGGCAAAGCCAGGCAGCATGCTTCATAACACGTATGGTTCGGAGGCACTCGACCAGTGAAAGTTCCGTATAGGGGAAGGGGCGGAACATTTCATAACCGTTGCGGATGACGTCCAGCTGAGACAATTGTTCGTCCCGTGCACCACTCAGCAGCATCCAGATATCCTGCATGGCCGGGCCTTGTACACAATCATCAAAGTCGACCATCCACAGTTGTTCATAACGCAAAAGCAGGTTGCCAGGGTGCAGGTCGCCATGTACCCGAATGGTACGGAAAGGACGGGATGACATTTGCTGCTCAAGGCTTTGCACCAGCTGTGGCCAGATACTGGCATACACTGCGTGGTAGTCGCTGGGCATATGGCCAGAGCTCAGCACCGTCTCGGCGGCCTGGGCCAGATCCTGTGCGCCAAGAATGACCGGCCGATGTTCAAAGGACTCCCAGCTACCAACCTGATGCAAGCGTGCCAACCAACGCCCCAACAATTCCAGATCGGCATTGGATGACAGTTCCGGTGCATGGCCGCCACGGCGCGGAAACAGCGCAAACATAAAGGGTTCGCTATAGAACAGACTTTCGCCATCAATCTGGATCGGTGCAACGACGGGGATTTCTTCCTCGACCAGATCAAACATAAACTTGTGCTCTTCCAGAATCGCAGCGCGACTCCAGCGATCAGGGCGATAGAACTTGGCGATCAGCGGCTCGCCTTCTTCGATACCGACCTGGTACACCCGATTTTCATAACTGTTGAGCGGGAATACCCTGGCGTCACAGAGATAGCCCACTGACTCAATGGCATCCATCACCCGTTCCGGGGTCAGGTTAGCGTAGGGATGTGCAGACATGATCGGGCCTCACCTGGATTCGACAGGCGATTATGCCTGACTCTCAGGCAACCCACATCCATGCTGTGGCATTGGTATCGGCATTCCGGGAGGCGGCGTCCGTGCCAGCGCCCAGACACCGACAATACTGGCACCTTGCTGTTTCAGCAGCGCTGCTGTGGCATCTGCCGTTGCACCGGTAGTGAGCACATCGTCAATCAGCAGCAGGTGCAAGCCGTCCAGCGCTTGCTGGCCGCTGGCAAACTGTTGTCTGGCCTGCAGTAATCGGGACTGGCGTTGTTGGCCCCGTTGCGGCGTACTGCCACGACGGCGCAGCGCTTTGTGTACTATCGGTTTGTGGTGCATTGCTGCCAGTTGTTCACAGATAATCCGAGCGGGATTAAAGCCGCGCCAGAGGCGTTTCTGCCAACCTGAAGGTACATAGGCAAACGCGTCCACCTGGTTGATGGCGGCGGGGGGATAGCGAGCCATCCAGTAGCCCAGACGTAACAGCCATTCGTAGCGGCGGCGGTCTTTCGCCTGACGCAACCAATAACTAACGGGTGTTTGGTAGGGCAGAAACGCCAGAGTGTAGTCGAATGCGGGTGGCGTTTGCTGACAATGCTGACAACGGCGTTCAGTGGAGTTTAATAGTTCGCCACATTGGCTGCACGCCGGGTAGGGAGCACGCAAGATAGTCTCGCAGTGGTGGCACAAAAATCCGCTGACACTGTTGCTGACTGTGGTCAGGCACCATTCACAACGAAAGTCTGACAGCTGCACCGCCGACTGGTGTTTTGATACCTGAAGCGTATTCAACAGATTCAACCTGAGGCGTCTTGCCATTGTCTTCCCTGATCCGTTTTTGCGTATGAATACCCGACGTATCCTGCTTGGATGTCGATCTTGGGTCAATCTGCTAATAACACCCAGTGGATTACATTTGGTAGCCTGATGTTACCGAATAAAGTGTTGGAATTTTGTACAGAAGCGTAGCCTGAAACACCGTTACGACAAATCTGCAGGCTGGTTCGCATGTGCGGCGACTATCCTGTTTGTATCCGTAGTTAGCTATTTGGGCACATCTATAGGGAACATCTATTGAATCCTGCACGGCTCTGCGCGAGTGTTGCCGTTGTTCAGGGCAAGGCGGCGAATGCAGCGAAATGACGCGTCCTTTTCACATTCGTCAACACCGCACTGGACGGCGGCAACCCGCGCCCTGCGGGGGCTGTCGGATGATCTCGACTCTGTGTCGCCGACGTTTGACTTGACCCGTCAGGCCTGCAAGTTGGCTTCGTGATTCGACACCATCCGCTAGCCCAGAGTGAGCACCGGATTAAATAGATGTCCCCTATACATTACCGCGCTCACAATCACGGCGTTAAAAATCGACTCAAAATGCTTATTTATCACTCATAAACTGCGCTTTCGTCGATTTTTGCCTTGGCCTTTCATCGCGCGCTACATTTTTAGATGAACCCTATTGATACAGTAAGGAGTGGTTAAATGAATATAGGTTCTACTTCCGGCTCGGCCATGACGGTGAGCACTCAGGCGACCCATATGGTCAGTGATGCCGAACAGCGTGTCACCGTGGCGGCGCAGCAAGTGGCAGGCTCCATGTCCCAGCGTCCGATTGAAGAAACGGGCGGTGTGACCGAAGCGTTGGTGGATATGCAACAGGGCAAGCAACTGGTGAGCGCCGCCGGTAAGCTGATAGAAGCGCAGAGCGCTCAAATAGGATACTTGCTGGATACCCAAGTCTGAATCCGGTTTGTGCTTCTAGAGGCTGTTGATTTTCTATCTGCGTTGCCACAGCAGTGTTAAAAACAGGCTCAAATCGGTCATTTATTAACCGGCTCAATAAGTGACGAATAACGCCGTGCTGGAAGTCACAGGCCTCAGGGTCAGGGGCAATCGACTCTGGTGCTGGCGTTTTAAAAAAGAGGAGGTTGCTGCCTTGTCGTGGGTTTCGGGGTTGATAAGGGTTATTGCACGCTTTTGCTTGACAGAATTGTAAGGCGAACGTATGTTTCAAACAGTTGTTTGAAAGTGTGTTCAGATACACTCATTCGACAGCCTGCGCTGACATTCACCGTTTTAGCTGTCAGACGCTAGACTAATAACAGATAACGCCCATCAGGCGACCCAAACAGTAAGGCGACGAGGTATCCGCAATGCCAGAATACAAAGCCCCCCTGCGTGAAATTAAATTCGTTATGGACGAGCTGCTGGATATGCCGTCCCATTACGCCAGCATTCCTGCCTACGCCGAAGTAGCGACTCCAGACATGGTGGACGCCATCATTGCTGAAGGCGCCCGTTTTTGTGAACAGGAACTGGCACCCTTGAATCGTGTGGGTGATATCGAAGGCTGCAAGCGTAATGAAGACGGTTCCGTGACCACACCGACCGGTTTCAAAGAAGCCTATGCCAAATTTGTTGAAGGTGGCTGGCCATCGCTGTCTCACGAAGAAGAATTTGGCGGTCAGGGTTTGCCTGAATCGCTGGGAATCGTTATTTCGGAAATGGTCGGTTCGTCCAACTGGTCCTGGGGCATGTATCCCGGTCTGTCGCACGGAGCCATGAACACTATTGACCAGCACGGTACTGCCGAACAGAAAAACACCTACCTGACCAAACTGGTATCGGGCGAATGGACCGGCACCATGTGTCTGACTGAACCCCATTGCGGTTCTGATCTGGGCATCCTGAAAGCCAAGGCTGAGCCCAATGCCGATGGCAGCTACTCCATCACTGGCACCAAAATCTTTATTTCTGCCGGTGACCACGACATGGCCGAAAACATCATCCACATCGTACTGGCGCGGCTGCCTGGTGCACCTGAAGGCACTAAAGGTATTTCCCTGTTTATTGTGCCCAAGGTGATGCCAAATGCAGATGGCAGCCTGGGTAATGGTAACGCGGTAGAGTGTGGTTCACTGGAACACAAAATGGGCATTCATGGTAATGCCACTTGTGTCATGAACTTCGACGGTGCCAAAGGCTGGCTGATTGGGCCGGAAAACAAGGGTCTGAACTGCATGTTCACCTTTATGAATACCGCCCGTATCGGTACCGCGTTGCAGGGTTCATCGGCGATGGAAGCATCGTTCCAGGGCGCGTTGGCATACGCCAAAGAGCGTCTGGCCATGCGTTCACTAACTGGCCCGAAAGCACCTGAGAAAGCCGCCGATCCGATTATTGTTCACCCGGATGTGCGCCGTATGCTGCTGACCCAGAAGTCGCTGAACGAAGCGGGCCGGGCACTGGTGTACTTTGCCTCGCAGCAAAACGACATCGTTAAAAAAGCCGCCACCGCAGCCGAACGCAAAGAAGCGGAAGAGCTGTTGAGCTTCCTGACGCCGATTGCCAAAGCCTTCCTGACCGAAGCCGGTTGTGAAGCCACCAACCTGGGTATG from the Candidatus Thalassolituus haligoni genome contains:
- a CDS encoding DUF1302 domain-containing protein; the encoded protein is MKKLPLALAISALAATSVQATEFAVGAIDMRLDNTVSAGIGWRLQEPGAYQIMPGNGAASGNDATGSSYNYDDGTQNYGKGDVYTRVIKWTSDLEMTYQNYGGFFRVRAFYDDAIMNDDTDFKALSNETKDAAGRGYDLLDAYVWGDFDIGETPLSVRLGRQVLSWGESTFIQGGINSINPVDASAFRKPGAELKEGLLPVNMLYTSVGLTPDLSMEAFYQLQWEKTRTDPCGTFFSSSDFVADGCGPVILGGSSSELDILAARDQEVADNQPLSERVAPVAERLSDDEPRDSGQYGLALRWYSEALGDTEFGAYYMNIHSRLPFINGVVVNKSDSSYYNANATYESNYPLYQIAYPEDIQVMGLSFATATEGGASVSGEISYRPDMPLQWNAFELLLAGNAAPYSRMYQQRLAEAGGNPADLSGELAVGYDQFDMWQAQTTYIAFFDRILGSDRAALVGELGVSFIPDLPDTDDARYGRSGAYGIGNNDGVYSAAGDTNFCTADTVPGTNEANSGKNVHAANCTDDGYVTRLSGGVRLRMSFDYNNALAGVNITPIVSLAYDKGNGPEPGAQFIDNRLTTGLAMRFVYLNKTSVDVSYTNYTGGDYNQIKDRDNISLSASYSF
- a CDS encoding DUF1329 domain-containing protein, yielding MIKSTIRVLGSALMLSLLGLSAEAAVTAAEAAKLGNELTPMGANKAGSGDIPAWTGGLTQAPAGYVSGGKLVDPFADEKPLFVINSSNYKQYADKMSAGQKAMFEKYPDSYRMPVYPSHRTAAYPRSIYDVTASNATATKLVDGGNGLENYVDGTPFPMPKTGLEVIWNHIVRYRGGSVERTIGQVTPQASGDYTLVRFQEEFTFSDKLTDYTPGQDDNVLFYFKQDVLSPARLAGNVLLVHETLDQVKEPRKAWIYNAGSRKVRRAPTIAYDSPGTASDGMRTSDNFDMYNGAPDRYEWKLIGKQDMYIPYNSYKLKSDTLKYDDIVKPGHINQDLARYELHRVWKVEATLKDGMRHVYAKRVFYIDEDTWQASVIDHYDGRGLLWRVAEGHEVMYYNATVPWYGLEVLYDLTSGRYLALGLDNEEDGSYVFGAERSSSDYTTSALRRSGRR
- a CDS encoding outer membrane beta-barrel protein, yielding MTSSLLLTTLLCTGTAAHADEMDTSKLYLGGSFSYNTIDSPFGGGSADATGVQGFAGYEMATLEGGIHTSVELGISQTGDFDHTDESISGLWLAAVAEKDLPEISPNLSLLGRVGLDVGDDDGILTGVGVGYRLNRQLQLRGEFVNKDASNQYLASLLIKL
- a CDS encoding serine/threonine protein kinase — encoded protein: MSAHPYANLTPERVMDAIESVGYLCDARVFPLNSYENRVYQVGIEEGEPLIAKFYRPDRWSRAAILEEHKFMFDLVEEEIPVVAPIQIDGESLFYSEPFMFALFPRRGGHAPELSSNADLELLGRWLARLHQVGSWESFEHRPVILGAQDLAQAAETVLSSGHMPSDYHAVYASIWPQLVQSLEQQMSSRPFRTIRVHGDLHPGNLLLRYEQLWMVDFDDCVQGPAMQDIWMLLSGARDEQLSQLDVIRNGYEMFRPFPYTELSLVECLRTIRVMKHAAWLCQRWDDPAFPIAFPWFDSHRFWSEHILTLREQQAALQQEPLVLFA
- a CDS encoding ComF family protein encodes the protein MNTLQVSKHQSAVQLSDFRCEWCLTTVSNSVSGFLCHHCETILRAPYPACSQCGELLNSTERRCQHCQQTPPAFDYTLAFLPYQTPVSYWLRQAKDRRRYEWLLRLGYWMARYPPAAINQVDAFAYVPSGWQKRLWRGFNPARIICEQLAAMHHKPIVHKALRRRGSTPQRGQQRQSRLLQARQQFASGQQALDGLHLLLIDDVLTTGATADATAALLKQQGASIVGVWALARTPPPGMPIPMPQHGCGLPESQA
- a CDS encoding acyl-CoA dehydrogenase C-terminal domain-containing protein; the protein is MPEYKAPLREIKFVMDELLDMPSHYASIPAYAEVATPDMVDAIIAEGARFCEQELAPLNRVGDIEGCKRNEDGSVTTPTGFKEAYAKFVEGGWPSLSHEEEFGGQGLPESLGIVISEMVGSSNWSWGMYPGLSHGAMNTIDQHGTAEQKNTYLTKLVSGEWTGTMCLTEPHCGSDLGILKAKAEPNADGSYSITGTKIFISAGDHDMAENIIHIVLARLPGAPEGTKGISLFIVPKVMPNADGSLGNGNAVECGSLEHKMGIHGNATCVMNFDGAKGWLIGPENKGLNCMFTFMNTARIGTALQGSSAMEASFQGALAYAKERLAMRSLTGPKAPEKAADPIIVHPDVRRMLLTQKSLNEAGRALVYFASQQNDIVKKAATAAERKEAEELLSFLTPIAKAFLTEAGCEATNLGMQVYGGHGYIAEWGMEQLARDTRIATIYEGTTGIQALDLLGRKVLMTQGASLRTFTKMVHKFCKAESGNKELSKMIKPLVEANKEWGDLTMKIGMSAMKNRDEVGAASVDYLMYSGYMVLGYFWARMAKVAQEKLAAGTSEEAFYKAKLTTARFYFTRILPRTRMHAATMTAGAASVMDLDVEHFAF